One window of the Trueperaceae bacterium genome contains the following:
- a CDS encoding metal-sensitive transcriptional regulator has product MSTRDPEARLRIVHRLRRAQGQLAAVIAAVDEGKPCRDVITQLAAVSKALDRAGVVLISNTMQECLAEPDAPDRGGKLTLDEFEKLFLMLA; this is encoded by the coding sequence GTGAGCACGAGGGACCCCGAAGCGCGGCTCAGGATCGTCCACCGGCTCCGGCGCGCGCAGGGGCAGTTGGCCGCCGTCATAGCGGCGGTAGACGAAGGCAAGCCGTGCCGCGACGTCATCACCCAGCTCGCCGCCGTGTCCAAGGCCCTCGACCGCGCCGGGGTCGTGCTGATCAGCAACACCATGCAGGAGTGCCTGGCCGAGCCGGACGCTCCGGATCGGGGCGGCAAGCTCACGCTCGACGAGTTCGAGAAGCTGTTCTTGATGTTGGCTTGA
- the trxA gene encoding thioredoxin translates to MASREITATNFNETIAGNDIVFLDFWASWCGPCRAFAPVFEKASETHQDVVFGKVDTEAQQELAAAFRIMSIPTLMAFRENVLVFAQPGALNGAQLEQVITAVRDLNMAEVHAEVAAQAEKSEAAEGATA, encoded by the coding sequence ATGGCTTCCAGAGAGATCACCGCAACAAACTTCAACGAGACCATCGCCGGCAACGACATCGTCTTCCTCGACTTCTGGGCGTCGTGGTGCGGCCCGTGCCGCGCGTTCGCGCCCGTGTTCGAGAAGGCTTCCGAGACCCATCAGGACGTGGTGTTCGGCAAGGTCGACACCGAGGCACAGCAGGAGCTCGCCGCCGCCTTCCGCATCATGTCCATCCCGACCTTGATGGCCTTCAGGGAGAACGTGCTCGTGTTCGCCCAGCCGGGAGCGCTGAACGGCGCGCAGCTCGAGCAGGTCATCACGGCCGTGCGCGACCTGAACATGGCGGAGGTCCACGCGGAAGTGGCCGCCCAGGCCGAGAAGTCGGAGGCGGCCGAAGGGGCGACCGCGTGA